One genomic window of Corythoichthys intestinalis isolate RoL2023-P3 chromosome 18, ASM3026506v1, whole genome shotgun sequence includes the following:
- the gltpd2b gene encoding glycolipid transfer protein domain-containing protein 2: protein MGVKSKAALAILVLLLFLGTLWLHGGLDYHWDACLKGYNQLNELSNSSASEASQSLEALEECPGQTFQISLLLTHLLASPAFTSDVLLQPYLSSWDELVKFMEALGPMVGLISKEIETKTSIIRELSHLAETSPEAEVNPDVDSEKTVTPEVGVKNLDHLQHSGAYHSVRSMIWVELKRGVVDFNHQTDSGCRTLLRLHRALLWLKLFLHKLAEIPAAGRLRSPSELCREAYKSTLANHHSWFVRRAAEMAFIAMPERGFFFRLVCVQNQEELNVVLSRVVRAIGVVYDRTQKALEDNGMLDLP from the exons ATGGAGGTTTGGATTACCACTGGGATGCTTGTCTAAAAGGTTACAACCAACTGAATGAG CTGTCAAACAGCAGTGCCTCCGAAGCGTCCCAAAGCCTTGAAGCCTTGGAGGAGTGCCCCGGACAGACATTCCAGATCTCACTTCTACTCACCCACCTGCTGGCGTCACCGGCCTTCACGTCTGACGTACTTTTACAGCCTTATCTGTCCAGCTGGGATGAGCTTGTGAA GTTTATGGAGGCTCTGGGACCCATGGTTGGCCTAATATCTAAAGAGATAGAAACCAAAACCTCCATTATTCGAGAACTATCCCATCTAGCTGAGACCAGCCCGGAAGCGGAGGTCAATCCAGATGTCGATTCTGAAAAAACTGTGACCCCAGAGGTGGGAGTGAAGAATTTAGACCACTTGCAGCATTCTGGCGCTTACCATTCAGTGCGCTCCATGATCTGGGTGGAGCTGAAACGAGGCGTGGTGGACTTCAATCACCAGACAGATTCTGGATGCCGGACTCTCCTACGACTGCACCGAGCTCTGCTGTGGCTCAAGCTCTTCCTGCACAAGCTGGCTGAAATCCCGGCGGCGGGCCGGCTCCGGAGCCCGTCGGAGTTGTGTCGGGAGGCCTATAAGAGCACCCTGGCCAACCACCACTCCTGGTTTGTGCGCAGGGCCGCAGAGATGGCCTTTATTGCCATGCCCGAGCGGGGTTTCTTTTTCAGGCTGGTGTGTGTACAGAACCAAGAAGAGCTGAACGTAGTGCTGAGTCGGGTGGTCAGGGCGATTGGGGTGGTCTATGATAGGACGCAGAAAGCTCTGGAGGACAACGGAATGCTGGATTTGCCATAA